A single genomic interval of Mucilaginibacter robiniae harbors:
- a CDS encoding alpha-amylase family glycosyl hydrolase, which produces MPTSANHKLIIYQLLPRLFSNTKTTNKFYGSIAENGCGKFNDITGTALAGIKELGCTHVWYTGIIEHATMTDYSAHGIRPDDPDVVKGRAGSPYAVKDYYDVDPDLAVDVPSRMVEFEALIERTHAQGLKVIIDFIPNHIARTYQSDAKPSSARDIGEDDDTNQAFSPKNDFYYLPGQPFVVPQGYNPGGDELDSPLKDGRFDENPAKATGDDAFTANPSINNWFETVKLNYGVDYLNGHQTHFSSPPPLWYKLLDILRFWAAKGIDAFRCDMIEMVPVEFWAWLIPQMKQQFPSLLFIGEAYQKGQYANYLFSGQFDYLYDKVGLYDAIKRLIRNEDHATTWDINAVWNYDCRGFDERMLRFMENHDEQRIASHDFAGNAWLAIPGMIVTTTLATGPVMVYFGQEVGEPASGAQGFSGADGRTTIFDYWGVPEHQKWVNGGQFDGGGLSSEQKQLRNFYCKLLNITAQHEAINQGEFYELMLANQHSEGFNERVYLYMRYTPEQRILVVVNFNRFEHHIHVQLPADLLTKFNLSGQVVGTDLLSGTEHNIADIAQGIPLALPPVSGVLLKF; this is translated from the coding sequence ATGCCAACATCTGCAAATCACAAACTCATCATCTATCAACTTCTGCCCCGGTTATTTAGTAATACCAAAACCACTAACAAGTTCTACGGATCAATAGCCGAAAACGGCTGCGGTAAGTTTAACGATATTACCGGAACTGCACTGGCAGGGATTAAAGAATTAGGGTGCACGCACGTTTGGTACACCGGCATTATTGAACATGCAACCATGACAGACTACTCGGCTCATGGTATTCGGCCTGATGATCCGGATGTGGTGAAAGGCCGAGCAGGGTCGCCTTATGCGGTAAAAGATTACTATGATGTAGATCCGGATTTGGCTGTAGATGTACCCAGCCGTATGGTTGAGTTTGAAGCTTTGATTGAGCGTACCCACGCACAGGGCTTGAAGGTGATAATAGATTTTATACCCAACCATATAGCCCGTACCTACCAGTCGGATGCGAAACCAAGTAGTGCGCGTGATATAGGGGAGGATGATGATACCAACCAGGCATTCAGCCCTAAAAACGATTTTTATTACTTGCCTGGTCAGCCTTTCGTGGTACCGCAAGGTTATAACCCAGGCGGTGATGAGCTGGATAGCCCGTTAAAAGATGGCCGGTTTGATGAAAACCCGGCAAAAGCTACCGGCGATGATGCTTTTACGGCTAATCCTTCTATCAACAACTGGTTTGAAACTGTTAAACTAAACTATGGGGTTGATTACCTGAACGGGCATCAAACACATTTCAGTTCACCACCGCCTTTGTGGTATAAATTGCTGGATATTCTCCGCTTCTGGGCTGCCAAAGGAATAGATGCTTTTAGGTGTGATATGATTGAGATGGTGCCGGTTGAATTTTGGGCATGGCTGATTCCGCAAATGAAGCAGCAGTTTCCGAGTTTGCTGTTTATTGGCGAGGCCTATCAAAAAGGGCAATACGCTAACTACTTATTTAGCGGGCAATTTGATTATCTGTACGATAAGGTAGGCTTGTATGATGCAATTAAACGTCTTATCCGTAATGAAGACCATGCCACTACCTGGGATATTAACGCGGTATGGAACTATGATTGCCGCGGTTTTGACGAACGCATGTTACGCTTTATGGAAAACCATGATGAGCAACGCATTGCCTCGCACGATTTTGCTGGTAATGCCTGGTTAGCCATACCGGGCATGATAGTAACAACTACACTGGCTACCGGACCAGTTATGGTTTACTTTGGACAGGAAGTTGGCGAACCCGCTTCAGGAGCCCAGGGCTTTAGTGGGGCAGATGGGCGCACTACTATTTTTGATTATTGGGGCGTACCCGAACATCAAAAGTGGGTTAACGGCGGGCAATTTGATGGTGGTGGTTTATCATCAGAACAAAAGCAGCTACGAAATTTCTACTGCAAGCTGTTAAACATTACGGCACAGCACGAGGCTATTAATCAAGGCGAGTTTTATGAATTGATGCTGGCCAACCAGCACAGCGAAGGTTTTAACGAACGGGTGTACCTATACATGCGATATACTCCTGAGCAGCGCATTTTGGTAGTGGTTAATTTTAACCGTTTTGAGCACCATATTCATGTTCAGTTACCAGCAGATTTGCTAACTAAATTCAACTTGAGCGGCCAGGTTGTAGGCACTGATTTACTGAGCGGTACAGAACATAATATTGCCGATATAGCTCAGGGAATACCGCTTGCGTTGCCGCCAGTTAGCGGTGTTTTGTTGAAATTTTGA